The genomic interval GATAAATCCCATCACAACTGCGTCCATTAAAGTAAGCTTTCCATTGCTGAAATAATAGAACAAATAAGAAGCAATGAGAGTAAATATCAAACCTGTTACTGAGCCTTCCCATGTTTTCTTGGGACTTATTTCTGAAAGCTTATGCTTGCCGAGAAATTTTCCTCCAAAGAATGCCATGCTGTCGCAGGTCCATATCAGTATAAAAATATAAATAATATAATTAAACTGCTCTAAATAAATTATTTTATTTAAAAGCAAAAATGAGACTGCAATATAAAATAATCCGAAAACCGATACTAATGAGTTAAGTGGATTCGGCTGTTTTTTTCTGAAAATTTCTGCCGAGCAAATCATTGTAATGCCGGCTAAAATTATTCCTGCTTCAACACCATAACCCATGTAACCGGTAATTAATAAGACAACTGATAATATTATCGGGAATACTTTGAAAGGATGCAAATCAATCGATTTGAACATTGTGTAAAACTCCCATAAGGCAATACCCGAAAGAATAATAGAAAGAACGAGAAAATAAACACCGCCTTTGAAAATTAAAAAAAGAAATAATGGTATTCCTATTACGCCAACTAATATTCTTGTGGCAGTATTGCTCATATTACAGGGGTATTAATTTCTAAAAGATTTTTAGTAACAGAATTCTTTTTTATCATCAATACAATTCCTGTAAATATTAATAAAGAAACTATTCCCATTATAACAACCTGCATTATTTCGTCCTGAGGAATTTCTTTACTTATAAATTCTTCTTTG from Bacteroidota bacterium carries:
- a CDS encoding phosphatidate cytidylyltransferase; protein product: MSNTATRILVGVIGIPLFLFLIFKGGVYFLVLSIILSGIALWEFYTMFKSIDLHPFKVFPIILSVVLLITGYMGYGVEAGIILAGITMICSAEIFRKKQPNPLNSLVSVFGLFYIAVSFLLLNKIIYLEQFNYIIYIFILIWTCDSMAFFGGKFLGKHKLSEISPKKTWEGSVTGLIFTLIASYLFYYFSNGKLTLMDAVVMGFIIGIFSQIGDLFESLFKRKLNVKDSSHIIPGHGGVLDRFDSLIFVTPLIFIYLTYFKNIIG